The DNA window CGAGCAGATCGCCGAACTCTCCGAAGAGGTCACCGAGATGTACGCCTCGCTCGACGACCCCCAGCAGTACCTCGTCCACGACGTCCGCTTCCACCGGACGATCGCGCGGGCGTCGGGGAATCCGATTCTGGGGGCGCTCATGGAGACCATCGCCTCCAACCTCTACGACAACCGCCGTCTCACCGTCGACAACTCCCTCGACCTGAAGGAATCGGCGGGGATGCACCGCGAGATCTACCGCGCGATCCGCTCCCACAACCCGCCCGCCGCCCGGAAAGCCATGGAAGACCATCTGAACCTGGCCCGCATGTCGCAGGCCTCCGAGGCAGGGACCCCGCAGACGCTTACCGACACCCCGGCTGATCCGGCTAAAGCCCGCTAACAATCCTCTAAGCCGCCAGCCTTTTCTTTGTCATTCCCGAAGGGAATCTGCGTTTACGGTTGTATCTTCCTGCCTTCGCCCGATCTCGAGTGCTTCAGGCTTCTGCGATGCGTAGGGGAGAGGCAGCTCAAGAACAAAAACAAACGCAGATTCCCTTCGGGAACGACAAACAACGGAACAGAAGCCCTTCACGCTCAGCCGCTACACCTACCCCTTACACCCTGCTGGTAAACTGGCCTTTGCGATGCCTTCCGACAAAAAGTTCTACCTCACCACCCCGATCTATTACGTCAACGCGCGCCCGCACATCGGCCACGCGTACTCGACCATCGTGGCCGACGTCATCGCGCGCCGCCATCGCCTCCTGGGCGACGACACCTACTTCCTCACCGGCACCGACGAGCACGGCCAGAAGATCGAGCGCAGCGCCGCAGCCGCAGGCATCCCGCCGCAGCAGTTTGCCGATCAGGTCTCGAAGACCTTCTCCGACCTCTGGAAGCGGATGGGCATCACCAACGACGACTTCATCCGCACCACCGAACCCCGCCACAAGCAGGGCGTCCAGAAGCTCTTCGCCGAACTACAAGCGAACGATGCCATCTACACCGACACCTACACCGGCCAGTACTGCGTCTCCGACGAAGCCTACGTCGAGGTCGGCCCCGGCGAGCCCTGTCCCGACTGCGGCAACATCACCGAGACCATCAGCGAGTCGAACTACTACTTCAAGCTCTCCGCATACGGCGAACGCATCGCCGCCCGCATCGAGTCCAACGAACTGCTGATCCAGCCCGACTCCCGCCGCAACGAGATTCTCTCGTTTGTTCGTGGAGGGCTGAAGGACCTCTCAATCTCGCGCACCAGCTTCAAGTGGGGCATCCCCGTCCCAGGCGACGAGAGCCATGTCATCTACGTCTGGCTCGACGCGCTAGCCAACTACATGACCGCCGTCGGCTACGGCTCCGACAAGCCGGAAGACATCGCGAAGTTCGAACGCTACTGGCCCGCCGACCTCCACCTCGTCGGCAAGGAGATCATCCGCTTCCACTGCGTCTACTGGCCCGCCTTCCTGATGGCGCTGAGGCCCGCAAACTCACCGCTCACCGAGGCTGAGTGGAACGACAAGTGGTTGCCGAAATCGATCGTCGCCAACGGCTGGCTGCTCTTCGAAGAGTCGAAGATGTCGAAGTCGCGCGGCAATGTTGTTCGCACGGAGACCATCCTCGACGCCTTCGGCTCGCTCAAGCCCGACTTGCCTAAAGCGGAACAAGACCTCTTCGCAACGGATGTACTGCGCTACTTCCTTCTCCGCGAAATCCCCTTCGGACAGGACGGCAGCTTCAGCTTCGATGCACTGGTGCAACGATATAACAGCGATTTAGCGAACGGCTACGGGAACCTCGTAAGCCGCACTCTCACTCTTATTCAGACGAGCTTCCCTGAAGGGTTCAGCCAGATCCATTCGGCTCGCTTCTCTTCTGTGACGGTTGCAGACGGGTTACAAAGTGTTCTAACGGATCAATGGTATGTGGGTGAACCAAACGATACCGGAGCAGAAGAAAAACAAGAGACTCTAGAAGCAAGTGTGTCCCGCCGGTTTGCAAATCACGACTATCTTCTAGCAGTTCGTGAGATCTTTTCTTTCATCGGCCAAATCGACGGCCACATGTCGGTCAATGCGCCATGGAAACTGGCAAAGCAGCATGATGAGGCCTCTCGCTCAGCACTTGAATCCGTTCTTTATGCTTCCGAAGAATCTATCCGCATCATCACGGCGCTCCTCTACCCGATCCTGCCCTACGCCACGGCGCAAGTCTGGTCGCAGCTGGGCCTCGGAGACATCGAAGCAGCTGCGCGTAACGGCGAACTCAAAGACCTCAAATGGGGCGGACTGAAGCCCGGCACCAAGCTCGGCCCGCTCGCCCCCATCTTTCCCCGAGCCCCCAAGGAACTCATCCAAGCCATGATCGCCACCGAAGAAAACAACGCCCAGGCCGCAGCTGCCGCCAAGACCCAGACCAGCATCATCGACGAAGCTGCACCCACCGCCGAGGAGAACCATCCCTCCACCCACCCCGGTGCCGGCCCGCGCACGGCGATCTTCTCGAGCGACAATCCGGCCACACACGTTGCTGGAAGCGCCGCGCTCTCCACCGAGCGCCCGGGCACGCCCCCGCACACCGAAGCTCCTGCCTCTGCGCCGTTCGCAAACGCTGCAGCCGCATCGGACATACCCGACACGCCGCAGATAGCAATCGACGACTTCGTGAAGATCGATCTTCGCGTCGCCAAGATCCTCGTCGCCGAGCGCATCCCCAAGGCGGACAAGCTCCTCCGCCTCGAAGTCGATCTCGGCTACGAGAAGCGCCAGATCCTCTCCGGCATCGCAGAGTGGTACACGCCCGAAGACCTGATCGGGCGGAACATCGTCGTCATCGCAAATCTTGCTCCGCGCAAGATGCGTGGGCTGGAGAGCCATGGAATGCTGCTCGCAGCCAGCCATGGGGAGAATGGGAAGCCCGTGCTCGCCACCTTCGGTGAGGACATCGCCCTGGGGTCACGGCTGCGTTAGCGTCTTACGTCCCACCCATCGCGAGAGGCAAAGGCGCGCTGGATGGGGCACCCGGGCGTTCTGCTTCCCACATCTCAGAGGCGAGATGTGGGGCACCCTATAGTTGCCTTTGCTACTGTTTGTTTTTGCCGTCATCCTGAGCGCAGCGAAGGACCTGCCACTCCGCTAGTACACGAACACCGATCCTCCCTTTCAGCCGCATATGCTCATCGACTCCCACTGCCACCTCGACTTCTACACCGACGACCTTGAGCAGATCATCGCCAACGCAGAGACCGCAGGCGTCACCCGCCTCCTCGCCATCGGCATAGGCGATGGCCCATCCACGATGCACCGCGCCCTCGACATCGCCGCAGCGCACCCGAACATCTACGCCAGCGCCGGAATCCATCCGCAGGAAGCACACCAGGCCACTCCAGAAAACCTCGCCAAGCTATCGGCCCTTGTCGAACGGGAAAAGTGCATCGCAGTGGGCGAGATCGGTCTTGACTACTACCACGTTGAGAACCCCGATATCCCCACGCAACAGGCCGCCTTCATCGCGCAGATGAAGATCGCAGTCGCCGCGCGCAAACCCATCCTCATCCACTGCCGGACGAGCGAGCTTGCGACACCTGTTGCGAAGGAGAGATACGGCACAGCGAACGCCGAACAGGATCTGCTCGCGCTGATCGCGGAGCACTGGGCACCGCATGGAATTCCCGGCGTGATGCACTGCTTCTCCGGCGATCTAGACCACGCGAAGCGTTCGCTCGACCTCGGCTTTTATCTCTCGTTCGCGGGAAACCTGACGTATCCGAAGGCGCAGGGCATTCGCGATGCTGCGGCCTTCGCTCCGGCCGACCGCATCCTCGTCGAGACCGACGCGCCGTTCCTCGCGCCCGTTCCGCTGCGCGGGCAGCGCAACGAACCCGCCTTCGTTGCCCACACAGCATCCTTTCTCGCAGAGCTCCGCGGCATCTCCGCGGAGGCCCTCGCCGAACTCACCACAGCGAACTTCAGAACGCTCTTCCCCTCAGTCACATAAAGCACGAAGCCTGCGATAATAGAGATCGACCGCACCACAAGGAAAAAGACATGGCATCCGATAGCAGCTTCGACGTAGTCAGCAAGGTAGAGCTTCAGGAAGTAAAGAACGCAATTGACCAGGCGGTGAAAGAGATCACCTCCCGCTTCGACCTCAAGGACTCGAAGTCGAAGATCGAACTCGAAGGCACCGAGGTCATCCAACTCGCCTCCTCCGACGAATACAAGCTCACCGCCGTTAAAGAGATCCTCTCGCAGAAGCTGGTCAAGCGCGGCGTCTCGCTGAAGAACCTCGAGTTTGAAAAGATCGAGCCCGCCGCCGGGCAGAGCGTTCGCCAGAAGATCAAGCTCGTCCAGGGCATCCCGTCCGATAAGGCGAAGATCATTGTGGCCGCCATCAAGGACTCGAAGAAGAAGGCCCAGGCCAGCATTCAGGGAGACACCGTCCGCGTCGTGAGCAAGGACAAGGACACGCTGCAGGACATCATGTCGATGCTGCGCGCCAAGGACATCGGCGTCGATCTCCAGTTCACCAACTTCCGCTCCAACTAAGAAGCAGATCCTCCGCTTCGCCAAGGATGACAAGCGGTCTGGCGGAGGATATGCATCTCCCACTTCGGTAATACTTTTTTTCGCCCTATTTCCAAACCCGGCGGGAATCTTCACGTCCCCGCTGGTCCACAAAACGAACCGCAACGTAATCGTCACCCTGTTACTCTCAATTATTAGTGAGCACGCTCTCC is part of the Granulicella aggregans genome and encodes:
- a CDS encoding FadR/GntR family transcriptional regulator yields the protein MRSKENPAESAAHSQLTQQVVEHVRSLIDRGELSPGDRLPPERELARTLKISRSTLRSGIGFLSAMGVLKSRHGAGTFVSTGPAALDSSSLSVLGSLHHFLPWQMFEARLVVESSIAALAAERATDEQIAELSEEVTEMYASLDDPQQYLVHDVRFHRTIARASGNPILGALMETIASNLYDNRRLTVDNSLDLKESAGMHREIYRAIRSHNPPAARKAMEDHLNLARMSQASEAGTPQTLTDTPADPAKAR
- the metG gene encoding methionine--tRNA ligase — encoded protein: MPSDKKFYLTTPIYYVNARPHIGHAYSTIVADVIARRHRLLGDDTYFLTGTDEHGQKIERSAAAAGIPPQQFADQVSKTFSDLWKRMGITNDDFIRTTEPRHKQGVQKLFAELQANDAIYTDTYTGQYCVSDEAYVEVGPGEPCPDCGNITETISESNYYFKLSAYGERIAARIESNELLIQPDSRRNEILSFVRGGLKDLSISRTSFKWGIPVPGDESHVIYVWLDALANYMTAVGYGSDKPEDIAKFERYWPADLHLVGKEIIRFHCVYWPAFLMALRPANSPLTEAEWNDKWLPKSIVANGWLLFEESKMSKSRGNVVRTETILDAFGSLKPDLPKAEQDLFATDVLRYFLLREIPFGQDGSFSFDALVQRYNSDLANGYGNLVSRTLTLIQTSFPEGFSQIHSARFSSVTVADGLQSVLTDQWYVGEPNDTGAEEKQETLEASVSRRFANHDYLLAVREIFSFIGQIDGHMSVNAPWKLAKQHDEASRSALESVLYASEESIRIITALLYPILPYATAQVWSQLGLGDIEAAARNGELKDLKWGGLKPGTKLGPLAPIFPRAPKELIQAMIATEENNAQAAAAAKTQTSIIDEAAPTAEENHPSTHPGAGPRTAIFSSDNPATHVAGSAALSTERPGTPPHTEAPASAPFANAAAASDIPDTPQIAIDDFVKIDLRVAKILVAERIPKADKLLRLEVDLGYEKRQILSGIAEWYTPEDLIGRNIVVIANLAPRKMRGLESHGMLLAASHGENGKPVLATFGEDIALGSRLR
- a CDS encoding TatD family hydrolase, whose product is MLIDSHCHLDFYTDDLEQIIANAETAGVTRLLAIGIGDGPSTMHRALDIAAAHPNIYASAGIHPQEAHQATPENLAKLSALVEREKCIAVGEIGLDYYHVENPDIPTQQAAFIAQMKIAVAARKPILIHCRTSELATPVAKERYGTANAEQDLLALIAEHWAPHGIPGVMHCFSGDLDHAKRSLDLGFYLSFAGNLTYPKAQGIRDAAAFAPADRILVETDAPFLAPVPLRGQRNEPAFVAHTASFLAELRGISAEALAELTTANFRTLFPSVT
- a CDS encoding YajQ family cyclic di-GMP-binding protein, which translates into the protein MASDSSFDVVSKVELQEVKNAIDQAVKEITSRFDLKDSKSKIELEGTEVIQLASSDEYKLTAVKEILSQKLVKRGVSLKNLEFEKIEPAAGQSVRQKIKLVQGIPSDKAKIIVAAIKDSKKKAQASIQGDTVRVVSKDKDTLQDIMSMLRAKDIGVDLQFTNFRSN